One Alligator mississippiensis isolate rAllMis1 chromosome 1, rAllMis1, whole genome shotgun sequence genomic window carries:
- the LOC102569247 gene encoding taste receptor type 2 member 1-like — protein sequence MWRAINFTWMYLSTLSLWFATWLAVFYCVKITSFNQPLFLWLKLRFSGLLPWLILGSLLVSLATSLPSVNFFTLTNKFATSSPYLIWLCIMILGGYPSGHSVILILSNPKLKEAALKGLHNARCLQEDESQ from the exons ATGTGGAGAGCTATCAATTTTACCTGGATGTATCTGAGCACTCTCAGTCTCTGGTTTGCCACTTGGCTCGCTGTCTTCTACTGTGTGAAGATCACCAGCTTCAACCAACCCCTTTTCCTCTGGCTGAAGCTGAGATTTTCAGGGCTACTTCCATGGCTTATTCTGGGCTCCTTGCTGGTCTCTTTGGCCACCTCTCTCCCTTCAGTCAAT TTTTTTACATTGACAAATAAGTTCGCTACCAGCAGCCCCTACCTTATATGGCTCTGTATTATGATACTAGGTGGATATCCCTCTGGGCATTCTGTTATCCTGATTCTCAGCAATCCCAAACTGAAAGAAGCAGCACTAAAGGGCTTGCACAATGCCAGGTGTCTGCAGGAAGATGAGAGTCAGTGA